AAGCATCTACCAAGACTATTTGTCTTGCACTACCTCTTCATCGATATCGTAAACAATTACTAGAAGATGTGGTATTTCTACGTGAACTAAGCAAATTATTAAGTTTGAAATCAACAATAATGGCTGCAAAATATTCTCAAAGTTTATCATTCCCGCTTGAAAACCGTCTTGCGGAATTTATCTTAAATACCTCTGATGATGGCATCTATATGGAGAAGCACGTAACTGTTTGTGAATTTTTAGGTGTTTCCTATCGACACTTAATGCATGTACTTGCACAATTTTGCGATAAGGGGTTATTAATGAAAGAAGGACGTCGATATCGTATAAAACAGCATAACTCACTATATAATCTTGCTGAAATGTTGTGGAATAAATAAGGGTCTCAATTTTTATTTTCATCACGATATGATGTAATAAAGATAATAGCATATTGAATGCTAGTATTTATATGT
The sequence above is a segment of the Bacillus sp. SM2101 genome. Coding sequences within it:
- the yeiL gene encoding transcriptional regulator YeiL, which translates into the protein MRIYNDEKRQHYLKESSIEALFSFPLDEFIEVHEYKRDEWIIQEGSVPNFLFYLIEGKAKIYVTHQNGKVSLLNFVSPKEYIGEMELLNEVYYTKGIQASTKTICLALPLHRYRKQLLEDVVFLRELSKLLSLKSTIMAAKYSQSLSFPLENRLAEFILNTSDDGIYMEKHVTVCEFLGVSYRHLMHVLAQFCDKGLLMKEGRRYRIKQHNSLYNLAEMLWNK